One window from the genome of Acidihalobacter ferrooxydans encodes:
- a CDS encoding methyl-accepting chemotaxis protein, with protein sequence MKAPAKADRSGIAANKKLIFLLILLAVLLALTGAAFTYTAMEQRNAQRFLRIVSEQQLLSQQLAAASLEATSGQAAGFRRLEQERAHFSSLMQALQHGDPARNLPPLPQALRPDLNALNKQWSASNQAIGQIVAAQKPVADIASYVNEVNKLMPKFFGLSDQVTSRLIATGASTKLVYMAQRQSFLVQRIQNSINRLLFTSGEGSATALSSFSNNVNLYGQIMQGMLSGGTQLTLSQAVLGGVKSAYSVILNGKDKANIPQVKDPEARAKLRQVAVVLATLDNYVKAIGEAAPKLFAAKAAVVSLQADARNLLATSKNLEQALVTHNQRLSLFNIAGYVFGALALLTLIILGAVLTLDNKRELALTTEQNRRNQRAILRLLDEMTNLADGDLTVHATVTEDITGAIADSVNYAIDALRSLVATINQTAVQVAAASEKTQSTALHLADASNHQAREIASASAAVTDMADSIEHMAANAMDSADVAKKSVEIAARGATTVRRSIDGMDTIREQIQDTSKRIKRLGESSQEIGDIVGLINDIADQTNILALNAAIQASAAGEAGRGFAVVADEVQRLAERSANATRQIEVLVKTIQADTNEAVNSMERSTSNVVSGGQLAADAGEALAEIESVSNQLAQQIMGIANSARQQAAVASNVTNTMNVIQEITLQTSEGSNETAQSIGQLAALAADLRTSVAGFKLPDSEDEATFVLEDNEIAG encoded by the coding sequence ATGAAGGCGCCAGCCAAAGCAGATCGGTCAGGAATCGCGGCGAATAAAAAGCTGATCTTTCTACTCATATTACTGGCGGTTCTGCTCGCGTTGACGGGGGCCGCATTTACCTATACGGCCATGGAACAACGTAACGCTCAGCGCTTTCTGCGCATCGTTTCGGAACAGCAGCTGCTGTCGCAGCAACTTGCGGCGGCAAGTCTCGAGGCGACCAGCGGACAGGCGGCCGGTTTCCGTCGACTGGAGCAGGAGCGCGCCCATTTTTCGAGCTTGATGCAGGCTTTGCAGCACGGTGATCCAGCTCGTAATCTCCCCCCGCTACCCCAAGCGCTGCGTCCTGATCTTAATGCTCTGAACAAGCAGTGGTCAGCCAGCAATCAAGCAATTGGACAAATTGTTGCGGCACAAAAACCGGTGGCCGACATTGCCAGTTACGTCAATGAAGTCAACAAGCTGATGCCGAAGTTCTTCGGGTTGTCAGATCAAGTGACGTCCCGTCTGATCGCAACCGGTGCCTCGACAAAATTGGTATACATGGCGCAACGTCAGTCCTTTCTCGTGCAACGTATCCAGAACAGTATCAATCGCCTGCTGTTCACCTCGGGTGAGGGCTCTGCTACCGCGCTGTCGAGCTTCAGCAACAATGTGAATCTCTACGGGCAGATCATGCAGGGCATGTTGTCAGGCGGCACGCAGTTGACACTTTCGCAGGCCGTGCTGGGTGGTGTGAAAAGCGCTTACAGTGTCATTTTAAATGGTAAAGATAAGGCCAATATTCCTCAGGTCAAGGATCCGGAAGCGCGCGCGAAATTACGCCAGGTCGCCGTGGTGCTCGCGACGCTGGACAATTATGTCAAGGCTATCGGCGAGGCGGCTCCGAAGTTGTTTGCGGCGAAGGCGGCCGTGGTTTCGTTGCAGGCCGATGCGCGCAATCTGCTGGCAACATCGAAAAATCTGGAACAAGCGCTTGTGACCCATAACCAGCGCTTGTCGCTGTTCAATATTGCAGGCTATGTCTTCGGAGCGCTGGCGCTGCTCACGCTCATCATACTGGGCGCGGTCTTAACCTTGGACAACAAGCGCGAGTTGGCTCTCACAACAGAGCAAAATCGACGCAATCAGCGTGCGATTCTGCGTCTGCTTGATGAAATGACCAATCTGGCTGATGGTGATCTGACCGTGCATGCGACCGTGACCGAGGATATTACCGGCGCTATTGCAGACTCCGTCAACTACGCCATCGATGCTTTACGCAGCCTGGTCGCCACGATCAACCAGACTGCGGTGCAGGTCGCCGCAGCGTCCGAGAAAACGCAAAGTACCGCGCTGCATCTCGCGGACGCCAGCAATCATCAGGCGCGCGAAATCGCATCCGCTTCCGCAGCGGTCACCGATATGGCCGATTCGATCGAGCATATGGCGGCGAATGCGATGGATTCAGCCGACGTTGCCAAGAAATCGGTTGAAATCGCCGCCAGAGGCGCGACGACAGTGCGTCGCTCGATCGATGGGATGGATACGATCCGCGAGCAGATCCAGGACACTTCCAAGCGCATCAAGCGCCTGGGCGAAAGTTCGCAGGAAATCGGCGACATCGTCGGTCTGATCAACGACATTGCCGATCAGACCAACATTCTGGCACTGAATGCCGCGATCCAGGCCTCGGCGGCCGGTGAGGCCGGTCGCGGATTTGCGGTGGTTGCCGACGAAGTTCAGCGCCTGGCCGAACGCTCGGCCAACGCAACGCGCCAGATCGAAGTGCTGGTGAAAACCATTCAGGCCGATACTAACGAGGCCGTCAACTCGATGGAGCGCAGCACGTCCAATGTGGTGTCGGGCGGTCAGTTGGCGGCGGATGCCGGTGAGGCGCTCGCCGAAATCGAAAGTGTTTCCAATCAGCTTGCGCAGCAGATCATGGGTATTGCCAATTCCGCGCGTCAGCAGGCCGCCGTCGCATCGAATGTGACCAACACCATGAACGTGATTCAGGAAATTACGCTGCAGACCTCGGAAGGATCCAATGAGACGGCGCAGTCCATCGGGCAATTGGCTGCGCTGGCGGCCGATTTGCGTACGTCGGTGGCCGGGTTCAAGCTCCCCGATAGCGAGGACGAAGCGACGTTCGTACTGGAGGATAATGAAATCGCGGGTTGA
- a CDS encoding chemotaxis protein CheW, which yields MPELSQSPFDLLVQIERKCRVAAPGLPAQEEERKQWNGVFFRLRGFDLVVPLEQIVEIVDMPAIATMPGVKPWVIGLANMRGSLLPICDLGRFVFEDDVAAQGRLLVVRLAGFPVGLRVDAVYGMRHFWVDQQAESLPDLPVLLQRYVTSAYHDQDKVWSVFDVHALLSNEAFRDAAA from the coding sequence ATGCCTGAATTGTCGCAATCGCCCTTCGACCTGTTGGTTCAGATTGAGCGCAAATGCCGCGTGGCCGCGCCGGGTTTGCCCGCGCAGGAAGAAGAGCGGAAACAATGGAATGGCGTTTTCTTTCGCTTGCGGGGGTTCGACCTGGTCGTGCCGCTGGAGCAAATTGTTGAAATCGTCGATATGCCCGCAATCGCAACCATGCCTGGCGTCAAGCCGTGGGTCATTGGTTTAGCCAATATGCGTGGCAGTTTGCTGCCGATATGTGATCTCGGGCGTTTTGTGTTCGAGGATGATGTGGCGGCGCAGGGCCGTCTCCTGGTGGTGCGATTGGCCGGCTTTCCCGTGGGGCTGCGTGTCGATGCGGTTTACGGCATGCGCCATTTCTGGGTCGATCAGCAGGCTGAGTCCTTGCCGGATCTGCCCGTGTTGCTGCAGCGTTATGTCACAAGCGCCTACCACGATCAGGACAAGGTATGGTCGGTATTCGATGTTCATGCCTTGCTGTCGAATGAGGCATTTCGCGACGCGGCGGCCTGA
- a CDS encoding response regulator, which translates to MTDILVVDDSPTELHVIKGMLEKHGFQVFSAQNGEEGVKIARNVKPDLILMDVVMPGLNGFQATRQLAKMPETASIPVIMVTTKDQETDKVWAMRQGAKDYIVKPPREKDLIERVNGLLRA; encoded by the coding sequence ATGACAGATATTTTGGTAGTCGATGATTCACCCACCGAATTGCACGTGATCAAGGGCATGCTGGAGAAGCATGGTTTTCAGGTCTTTTCGGCCCAGAATGGCGAGGAAGGGGTGAAGATTGCCAGGAACGTGAAGCCTGATCTGATTCTGATGGATGTGGTGATGCCGGGCCTGAATGGATTTCAGGCGACGCGCCAGCTGGCCAAAATGCCGGAAACCGCGTCGATACCGGTCATTATGGTGACCACGAAGGATCAGGAAACCGACAAGGTATGGGCGATGCGTCAGGGCGCGAAAGATTATATCGTCAAGCCGCCCAGGGAGAAGGATCTGATCGAGCGGGTCAATGGCCTGTTGCGAGCCTGA
- a CDS encoding response regulator gives MVIDDSKTIRRTAETLLRKHGCEVETADDGFEALSKVAEFKPDIIFVDIMMPRLDGYQTCALIKQNSAFRKTPVIMLSSKDSIFDKARGRIVGSEEYLTKPFTRDDLIEAIKRFT, from the coding sequence ATGGTCATCGATGACAGCAAGACCATTCGCCGCACCGCGGAAACGTTGCTTCGAAAGCATGGATGCGAAGTCGAAACCGCGGACGACGGTTTCGAGGCGCTTTCCAAAGTGGCTGAATTCAAGCCGGACATTATTTTCGTCGATATCATGATGCCGCGTCTCGATGGCTACCAGACCTGCGCGTTGATCAAGCAAAACAGCGCATTCAGAAAAACTCCCGTCATTATGTTGTCGAGCAAGGACAGCATTTTCGACAAGGCGCGGGGGCGCATCGTGGGTTCGGAGGAGTACCTGACCAAGCCGTTTACCCGCGATGATCTCATTGAGGCGATCAAGCGATTTACTTGA
- the gshB gene encoding glutathione synthase, producing the protein MNARRLAVLMDPISRINIKKDSTFAMLLAAQRRGWPLHYLEQADLYLRDGQAWARLRPLRVADDPTGWFELGAAQEMPLSQMDAVLMRKDPPFDLEFMYTTLLLELAERDDTLVINRPASLRDANEKLFTAWFPQCTVPTLVSRDMQRLHAFATELGDVILKPLNGMGGESIFRVRADDPNTNVILETMTARGTRTVMAQRFIPEYVDGDRRILLINGEPVPYALLRIPAAGESRANLAAGGHGVGIELSERDRWICAQVGPELVRRGLMFVGLDVIGGQLTEINVTSPTCIRELDAQYGIDIASQLMDAIDARLA; encoded by the coding sequence ATGAATGCCCGCCGCCTAGCCGTGCTGATGGACCCCATCAGCCGTATCAATATCAAGAAAGACAGCACCTTTGCCATGCTGCTGGCCGCACAGCGGCGCGGATGGCCGCTGCACTATCTCGAACAAGCCGACCTATATCTGCGCGACGGCCAGGCCTGGGCACGGCTGCGCCCGCTGCGCGTCGCCGACGACCCGACCGGCTGGTTCGAACTCGGCGCCGCGCAGGAAATGCCACTGTCACAGATGGATGCTGTGCTGATGCGCAAGGACCCACCCTTCGATCTCGAGTTCATGTACACCACGCTCTTGCTCGAACTCGCCGAACGCGACGACACGCTGGTGATCAACCGGCCGGCCAGCCTGCGAGACGCCAACGAAAAACTCTTCACCGCCTGGTTTCCGCAGTGCACCGTCCCCACCCTTGTTTCGCGCGACATGCAGCGCCTGCACGCCTTTGCCACCGAACTCGGCGACGTGATCCTGAAACCGCTGAACGGCATGGGCGGGGAGTCGATCTTTCGCGTACGGGCCGATGATCCGAATACCAATGTGATTCTGGAAACGATGACCGCGCGCGGCACGCGCACGGTAATGGCGCAGCGCTTTATTCCCGAATACGTAGACGGCGACCGGCGCATCCTGCTCATCAATGGCGAACCGGTCCCTTACGCATTGCTGCGCATCCCGGCTGCAGGTGAATCACGCGCGAACCTGGCCGCCGGTGGCCACGGTGTGGGCATCGAATTGAGCGAACGTGATCGCTGGATTTGCGCACAAGTCGGGCCGGAACTGGTCCGGCGCGGCCTGATGTTTGTCGGCCTCGACGTCATCGGTGGCCAGCTCACCGAAATCAACGTCACCAGCCCGACCTGCATCCGCGAACTCGACGCGCAGTACGGCATCGATATCGCAAGTCAGTTGATGGACGCGATCGACGCGCGCCTGGCCTAA
- a CDS encoding mechanosensitive ion channel domain-containing protein, whose protein sequence is MDAFGVYLPAWLPSWQRLLPAVLLFIAVGFLIVLVQRALARALARAVRQKHLPTETALILRRSIGLGLWLLLILSTLRHVGVNVDGLWTLLLSTLAVIGVGLLAVWTMISNFTASFFIWIWRPYELGDKVELIPDGFKGRVVDRNLMFTAIREEDGSVLMVPNNFFFQKVTRRAPDDVGLTELERLERGEWRRPSAEERRHPKS, encoded by the coding sequence ATGGATGCTTTTGGGGTGTATTTACCGGCGTGGTTGCCGTCATGGCAGAGGCTGTTACCGGCCGTTTTGCTGTTCATTGCTGTCGGGTTCCTGATCGTGCTGGTGCAGCGCGCGCTGGCGCGAGCACTGGCACGCGCGGTCCGGCAGAAGCATCTGCCTACCGAGACGGCGCTGATTTTGCGCCGATCCATCGGGCTCGGATTGTGGCTGTTGCTGATTCTGTCCACGTTGCGTCATGTCGGCGTTAATGTCGACGGTCTCTGGACCTTGTTGCTGAGTACCCTTGCGGTCATTGGTGTCGGTCTGCTCGCAGTCTGGACGATGATCAGCAACTTCACCGCGAGTTTCTTTATCTGGATTTGGCGGCCCTATGAGTTGGGCGACAAGGTCGAACTGATTCCCGACGGATTCAAGGGCCGGGTTGTTGATCGCAACCTGATGTTTACGGCGATCCGCGAGGAAGATGGCAGTGTTCTCATGGTGCCCAACAATTTCTTTTTCCAGAAGGTGACGCGGCGCGCGCCGGATGATGTCGGGCTGACCGAACTGGAGCGTTTGGAGCGTGGCGAGTGGCGACGCCCTTCGGCCGAAGAGCGTCGCCACCCCAAGAGCTGA
- the msrB gene encoding peptide-methionine (R)-S-oxide reductase MsrB: protein MSEDKTRWREQLDAEQYHVTREGGTERAFSGCFWDHHEAGTYACVCCGAPLFRSTEKYDSGSGWPSYWQPVAPDAVRELTDHTHGMVRTEVRCAGCDAHLGHKFPDGPPPTGQRYCINSAALKFTPQTG, encoded by the coding sequence ATGAGCGAGGACAAAACGCGCTGGCGTGAGCAGTTGGACGCCGAGCAATATCATGTCACACGCGAGGGCGGTACCGAACGCGCCTTCAGCGGTTGTTTTTGGGATCATCACGAGGCAGGCACGTATGCCTGTGTGTGCTGCGGCGCGCCGCTGTTCCGTTCTACGGAAAAATACGATTCGGGCAGCGGCTGGCCGAGTTATTGGCAGCCGGTGGCGCCGGATGCGGTGCGCGAGTTGACCGATCATACGCATGGCATGGTGCGCACCGAGGTGCGATGCGCCGGCTGCGACGCGCATCTGGGACACAAATTTCCCGACGGCCCTCCGCCGACCGGGCAACGCTACTGCATCAACTCGGCCGCCTTGAAGTTCACGCCGCAAACCGGATAG
- a CDS encoding inositol monophosphatase family protein, whose protein sequence is MINSIDTGVVEALIRQVGREELVPRLERVASRFKPDGSLLTEADLAADMRVRAELAAHWPQVRMLSEEMPLAEQQAMLAEGGPVWCLDPLDGTRNFVGHFPLFSVSLALIEGGRVTFGMVYDPIRDESFAARLGGGATLNGRPLPQRVQGPGLADSLALVDFKRLPEALAAQLSTRPPYASQRYLGTCALEWAWLAAGRGHVYLHGGMRLWDYAAGSLLLAEVGGRSATLDGEMVFRLDPGPRSAVAAADPALFVEWQRELTQRMRS, encoded by the coding sequence GTGATAAACAGTATTGATACCGGCGTCGTGGAGGCGCTGATCAGGCAAGTTGGCCGGGAAGAGCTTGTGCCACGACTGGAGCGCGTGGCGTCCCGATTCAAGCCCGACGGCAGCTTGTTGACCGAGGCTGACCTGGCCGCCGACATGCGAGTGCGCGCCGAACTTGCGGCGCATTGGCCCCAGGTGCGAATGCTCAGCGAGGAGATGCCGCTCGCCGAGCAGCAGGCCATGCTGGCCGAGGGCGGGCCCGTGTGGTGTCTCGACCCGCTGGACGGTACCCGCAATTTTGTCGGCCATTTTCCGCTGTTCAGCGTGTCGTTGGCGCTGATCGAAGGTGGGCGGGTGACGTTTGGCATGGTCTACGATCCGATCCGCGACGAGTCTTTCGCGGCGCGGCTTGGCGGCGGCGCGACCTTGAATGGCCGTCCGTTGCCGCAACGCGTGCAGGGGCCCGGGCTGGCGGATAGTCTCGCTCTGGTGGATTTCAAACGCCTGCCAGAGGCGCTCGCTGCACAGTTGAGCACGCGGCCACCGTATGCCTCGCAGCGCTATCTTGGCACCTGTGCATTGGAATGGGCCTGGCTGGCCGCAGGGCGCGGGCACGTGTATCTGCACGGCGGCATGCGTTTGTGGGACTATGCGGCTGGGAGCCTGCTGCTTGCCGAGGTCGGCGGGCGCAGTGCCACGCTCGACGGTGAGATGGTGTTCCGCCTCGATCCTGGGCCGCGTTCAGCGGTCGCCGCGGCTGATCCTGCGCTGTTTGTCGAATGGCAGCGCGAACTGACACAGAGGATGAGGAGTTGA
- a CDS encoding DUF3301 domain-containing protein yields the protein MTELLIAVIAVIVLVWVDALRAREAALRACRRATQRFELQLLDETVALRRLRPARTRSGRVGLRRHYSFEYSVQGNERRQGEIVMLGRHVQSVRGDWIDVTPTPSTTEPSPLPESSTPTPAKTPGNLVKLSDYRSRRAPP from the coding sequence ATGACCGAACTGCTGATTGCCGTGATCGCTGTCATTGTGCTCGTCTGGGTCGACGCACTGCGTGCTCGCGAAGCCGCTCTGCGCGCCTGCCGACGCGCCACGCAACGCTTCGAACTGCAATTGCTGGACGAAACCGTCGCGCTGCGTCGGCTGCGCCCGGCGCGCACCCGCAGCGGCCGTGTCGGGCTGCGCCGGCATTACAGCTTCGAGTACAGTGTTCAGGGCAATGAACGGCGTCAGGGCGAGATCGTGATGCTCGGCCGACACGTCCAATCCGTACGCGGCGACTGGATCGACGTCACCCCGACGCCATCCACAACCGAGCCGTCACCGCTGCCAGAATCCTCCACACCCACCCCAGCGAAAACTCCCGGCAACCTCGTCAAGCTCAGCGACTATCGCTCGCGCAGGGCGCCGCCTTGA